Below is a window of Zerene cesonia ecotype Mississippi chromosome 18, Zerene_cesonia_1.1, whole genome shotgun sequence DNA.
CGGTAGCTGAGAACGCACTAGGCCAACCGCCAATGTGACCTGAATGCATTTGTGAatgtatataggtataattGACTGCACTCACGGAACTTCCGAGCTCATTGTTCTATTTCTGACACAAGTGCGCCACTATGTTAGTCATTTATTAGTACGTATGCGTCGAAATGAAATTACGAACCTAAATTTCTAGTCAATAATGTGGTGCGTCGATTATTCAATAACcacctttatttattacctgtTTTAGTTTGATATTTCCTATAGTTTCacttaatagaaaattttcataaatgctCGTTCATATTTTAGCATAACATTTAGATTTTTCTGTACTAGTTACTTTAATGACGCTAATTAAGCATTATCACGTTAACTAAGGTtgagttgatttttttaacatcactaatttttcattaatcattaatttattatatatcttatatattatattccgtattccgtaggaatatcggaataaaaattttgcctatgtgttattccaattgtccagctatctaccaaatttcattgcaatcggttgagtagtttttgcgtgaaagagtaacaaacatacacatacatatacatccatcctcacaatctttcgcatttataatattaataggataggatagaatATTCATCCGCCAGGTCAagagttaatatataaataataatggaatattaaagtaaataaaaaaattcctttatttttcCAAAACATTATACCTTACATAACTATGTATATTGCCtcttaaactaaaaaaaaatctgtatctTAAGAGCCAACCTTCCTccttataaagaaattaatccatatttaatgtacaagcagaacaaaaaattgatcaagtaaaaaaacaaaaataaattaattgctaCAGTTGCTTAACAcgtaaaaataagaaaaaaaatattgacatatTCCGGtccattatatttttgttattattaacttcCATTAACAAAACTTGCAGGTGGCAAATCAGATAGTATCGACGCGTTCGTCCCGCGGGTTCACGGTCGCGTCGCCGGGCGAGGACGCGCCGGGCGGCGCCGCGAGCGCGGCCGGCCGGTACGACCTGATGGCGCGGCGCGGCAGCAGGAGCCTGCCCACCACGCCGCTGCACTCGCCGCCCTCCAGCCCGAACAGCAGGCGCAGGATGTGCAATAATCGGTTAGTTGGGAATCGTATTCCGTATTGTCTTATGTGTTAAAGGGTGGTTCGCTTCCGTTGAGAAATGTTGTCACTTATTTCagccttattttttattgcaatattcaGCCACAATAAGTATAACTGAGGATTGGATGAATGAAACTTTCCATTATTGAATTCATTCATCCATTCactcattcattcattcatatatcTTTTAATTCGTTTAATTGATGACTACAGAACGTAAATgttaaacgaaataaaacaatgtataagAAAAGTAACAAGCCTTATTGCTTCACCAGTTCGTCGGtaatagttttattgaaatgatgTAGTTGCGTTACTGTTTGTTCTGTTTACTGTGACTTTATGTTGCcttatatgtaatgtaatgacTTATATATACTTTCCACCCAGGGCTTCGCCTGCGTGGTCAAAGAGAAAAGAAACTATAGATAATACCTCGTTCCCTTTGGTTTTTTTGGGAccaaaactatcctatgtccttttttcggtccagtggtttaggAATGAAGAACAGATAGATAGACAATcactttcacattaataatatcagtaggaattattatgtatgttgtaAAAAAACCTAAATACACGTTCAAAGATGCTaaagaattattcaatttgtcattctgctaaaaatataacaccTTCAAATATTGCAATATCAGATGTTCTCACAGTGTAAGCTTGCAACGAGTCGCACAATGTATGTTTACattttgatatgaaaataGTTATTGGCATGTCCATAAACAATTACTAATTTCTATAGATTTTAAAGTAGGCAattgaaatatctattttaattaaaggtaATATGCATAATTATTAGTGTGTGATcgttttaaccgacttcataaAAGTTAAGGTATGGTGAGGTAAGATTtcttacctcataactttttattgtgtgaaccgattttgataattgttATCTCCCGTgttgttctatttaaaatcttctaatattttgtaaaaaaaaatgacattgtagtacatatttatactatgATATAGCATTGCCAATGGGctattaattaaagaatttatgtGACACGAACTCGACATTATCGTTTTGTCCCACGTGTTTTAATGAAACTCACGTGTATACATTGTAATATTCACATTAACACAAATTGCCGTAATCTACGACGTCATAACTTAACAGACATCGAAACTGGAGCGAATACTTTATGACAATACGTTAGGCTAATTCCTTCCTAGGCTAGGCCTTTCTTGGTCCGCGAATATCTCAGTGAAAAATTAGTTTttccttaataaaatttgtttatttagagCTCAACCTATGCTGGTTAGAATCTGTGTCGAAGGTAGATCCATCCTTTTCATTCAAATGTgacaaattcaataaattcttGTCTGTTATTTTTGATATGTGTAAATAGTGGCGTACTGTACTGTTATTTCTTGTTATTGTTCCTCATTTATTCAAAGACggtaaaaactattttattatataactatataatttattgatatactgGTGTGTGAAAAGTATAAGTTATTATCGGTTCGTGCATGTCCCATAATTTGTTCTGATGTATGTCAGATGCACGTCATACATAACTGCGAATTCCGCATGCACTAGTTACCGTTTCCCCGCTGCGCACACctcattgttttaattgataagTTTCTTAGTAGAAATTATGACAAATAAACCTAATAGTCACCTAAGTGTCGATTAGGTTATGACGTCGTTGACCATAATAGATTTGTCCGATGTCATTTAACTCACCGATCATGATAGGAATTGACTAAAacattagaatataattaagataGTATAGGTacttacttaattatattcacataaaagtaataatatgttactATAACAGATATGTGGCAGATTATCTGACATTCTATGTTTATGTGAatgtttatatagttataacaAGAGAAATTGTAGTATAATAACTGCTTTTTATGCTTAAAACATACTGTGCATAAAGTCATgaacaacaaaattattttcacatttttcttATCCTAGTCTCGATTTGAATAATGTTTCTATTTCTTACTTTAAAACCTGTATGTGCATAGTTTTTTTCATAATCTACACAAGACTGATTTGCATCTTCTTGAGAAaagaacacacacacacacacacacacacacacacacacaataacACTCACTGCAACTGTTAAGGCTGCTTCAATTGTATTACTTAAACACAACCatttaaatcgtttttaaGATATCGGTacaattaagtttaaataattgaatataattccattaaataaatatatataatttcagttGATCTCCTCCATTAAATCGTTTTTTAGTCGTcactacattaaaatttaaataaataaaatttcaattcacaTTTTGATCTCGTCCATTACAGTTACTTCACATCGCCCTTCGAGCCGTCGGAAGACGCGCACGGCCGCTCGTGGCTCACGATGGCTCTGCTCGGCTTCAAGAAGGACCTGACTACGTCGACCTCGACGCTTGCTGAAGAAGAGATCGTTGAGAATAGATTACAGAGTGAGTGTTTATTTCAAGTTAATGGtgtgttttgttaaaactaaGGCGTCGTGAGAGAGAGGAATTTAATTCTAATGACGGCGGCCTGTACCGTTTTTGTTGAGGCatgataaatcataaaaatataatagagatattaataaaattgcaaataattgtaattaattatttgcaattttattaattaatttgtaattaattgtaattaatactaTACAGATGgttgataaaaatagtttGTCATATATTTAGGATccaaaaatgtcaaaaaatacATCGACGTGTATTAAAAAGTTCCTCTTATAAGAGAAACGtctttaaaatgattattataatacaaggATGATTCTTGTAACCTCATATAAAGaccaaaaagaaaaatctctTAAAGAATCAACTGCTTTTGTCTTTCTTGAGTCCGTTTTCTTGAGTCTTTTTGAGTTGTTCAATTTCtttcctattttatttatcattattcgTAGATAAATATGAcgattgtattaatattattaatatgcatattttatacaggCGGCAGCCTTGCAGAATCCGTCGAAAATCTCGGTCCATCTCCCAAAATGAGAGATCCTAAAGTAATCACAAACGATTCACCGAACCAAGCCAAGAAGCCGCCAACCTTCCGACCCAAGCCGTCTGAACTACGCGAAATGAACTTTTGGTCACCGACttctatgtaatattaacaataatatataatacagttgACAATTTTCGCTTTCGGTGTATATCTTCtctataatatagaatagttAT
It encodes the following:
- the LOC119833746 gene encoding uncharacterized protein LOC119833746, whose translation is MASSDPEIRDGFTLPVWMKTKPVKEFEPFSTSPPAPEDSFFYIRYPKPDILFGKPKIDNELPKISNEQQSELTAAYNSIKERDWSKHTKPCQDVLHGIAPINTAVNPLNSKPKPAGTDDGFKGEGAACGNSVLKVANQIVSTRSSRGFTVASPGEDAPGGAASAAGRYDLMARRGSRSLPTTPLHSPPSSPNSRRRMCNNRYFTSPFEPSEDAHGRSWLTMALLGFKKDLTTSTSTLAEEEIVENRLQSGSLAESVENLGPSPKMRDPKVITNDSPNQAKKPPTFRPKPSELREMNFWSPTSM